The Phormidium yuhuli AB48 DNA window CACCCTAGCGCTGCATAACGCAATGGTGGAAGCCCAGTATCTCAGCACAAACTTTGAGGAAATGGAGGATTGGGTTCAGACTGTTTTGCAGGAAGCCAAGAGCTTTTTAGACACGATTGAGGTGCAAAAATACCGAATCTTGGCGGCTAAGGCTAACGATAAGATGCGCTCTGCACTAACGACTGGGCTTACAGTCTTGAAACAGTTATCAGTTGAGTTTCCAGACCAACCCACAGAAGCTGATATTGGCAGCGCCATGACACAAACAGCCCAACTCTGGGCTGGGAAATCGCCCCTAGAATTGATTGATTTGCCTGAGATGGTGGATACTCATCGTTTGGCTGCGATGAAAATCATGACGGAATTAGTACCCTGCTGTTATCGAGTATTTCCTCCCCTACTGCCATTACTGGTGTGTAAGCAGGTAGAGTTCTCAATTCAATTTGGCAATTGCCCGATTTCAACCTTTGCTTATGCCGACTATGGTGTGGTTTTGTGTGCAGTTTTAGAGGAAGTTGAAGCCGGATATGAGTTCGGACAGTTAGCCCTTGCTGTCATTGATAAATTCCAAGAAAATGGCTACAAATGTCGCGCGTATTTTATTATAAATGGTCTCATCCGTCCTTGGAAAGATCCATTGTCTGATTTACTGCAACCATTCTTAAATGGATATAATATTGGTTTAGAGACAGGAGATCTTGAATCGGGAGCACTGAATCTTTCTTACTATTGTTTGACATCTTATGTAGTCGGTCAGGATTTGGCGACTCTAGTTACTGAACTGGAAATCTACCGTAAAGCCATTCATTCTTTTGGTCAGTTATGCTGGCTTGGCTATACGGATATGCTTCAACAACTGGCTATGAACCTGCAAGGAGTGACGGATGTACCCTGGGAACTTCAGGGCTCGGTTTATCAAGGCGAAGCGTTCTTAACCCAGGCAATGTCAGTTGGTGATAACTGCGGAATTTTTCAGCACTATTTGTATTCAATTTATTTGCTCTATCTATTTAATCAAACTTCCGAGGCTGCTGAAAACTTGAAAATCATAGAAAATCATTTAGATGGTGCGCTGTCAAGCTTTTTTCTGGCCTTCTATGTATTTTTGGATGCCTTGACTCAATTAGCGCTGTATCCAGAAACTTCACTGGAAGAACAGCCTAAGGTGTTAGCCCGAGTTCAACAGCAGCAGGAGCAGTTACAAAATAGGGCCGCCTTTGCTCCTGCCAACCATCAACATCACTGGGAGTTAGTGGAAGCTGAGCGGTGTCGGGTGGTTGGAGATCGAGCCAGAGCAATTGACTATTACGATCGCGCCATTGCGACTGCCAGGACTTATAAGTTTACCCAAGATGAAGCTCTGGCCAACGAACGGGCAGCCAGGTTCTACCTAGACTGGGGTAAAGAAAAAGTAGCAGCAGGCTATATGCAAGAAGCTTACTATGGGTATGCTCGCTGGGGAGCCCACGCTAAGGTTACGAATCTGGAACAAGATTACCCTGAGTTGCTGCGTCCCATCCTCCAGGCCCCAGTGATGTCTACAGAGGTCTTGAATACCTTAGTCACTATTGGAAATCCCTTTATATCTTCTTATACCCAATCTCATACGGGTTCGTCGAGTAGCTCGGGTCTTAACCAAGCTCTAGACTTAGGCAGTGTACTCAAGGCATCTCAAGCGCTTTCGGGAACCTTAGAACTGGATGAATTACTCAGTCAACTGACGCAAATTATTTTGCAAAACTCTGGGGGCGATCGCTGTACCTTAATCATTCCCACGGATGCGGGTAAATGGCAAGTCCGGGCCATCACCACTCTTGAGACGGTTCATCTCTGTACAGAGGAGCTCGCCCAAAATCCTAATCTCCCCCTGAAGCTAATTCAGTATGTCAAAAACACGCAACAGGTTGTGACGATTGATAACCTCGTCACCGACTTACCCGTTTTAGATCAGTATCTAGAAACTGAAAAACCCAAGAGTGTACTCGGTTTGCCCATCCTGACTCAAGGACGTTGTTTGGGAATTTTATATCTACAGAATCAGCTCAGTTCTGGGGTGTTCACCCCGGAACGCATGACTGTTCTCAATTTCCTTTGCACCCAAGCCGCAATTTCCCTAGAAAATGCTCGACTCTACCAACGAGTGCAACAGTCTCTGACAGAGTTACAAGAAGCCCAACTCCAGTTAGTCCAAAGTGAAAAAATGTCAGCGTTAGGAGGCTTAGTCTCTGGGGTAGCCCATGAGATTAATAATCCCGTGGGTTGTATTCTGGGGAATGTGGGAGCTACAGAAGACTATGTAAACGATTTATTGGGATTGCTTGACTTATATGGAGAAGCGTTCCCGGAACCCGGAGAGGAAATTGAGGCAGAACTAGAGGCGGTGGAGTTAGACTATGTGCGTCAGGATTTACCCCAGTTGATTCGGGCGATGCGAGATAGTGGCGATCGTATTAAATCCATCAGTAAAAGTTTACGCACCTTCTCCCGGAAGGATACGGATTCCAAGCAGCCCTTTGATATCCATGAAGGACTCGATAGTACCCTCCTGATTTTACGCCACCGCCTCAAAGCCAATGAGCATCGACCTGAGATTGAAGTTCTGAAGGACTATGGTTCTCTCCAACCCGTTCATTGCTTCCCAGGACAACTCAATCAGGTCTTTATGAATCTACTCGCCAATGCCATTGATGTCTTTGATGAGATGGCACAAGAATCATCCTTTGCTGCCTTGAAAGAGAAAACGCAGCGGATTACCCTGACAACTCGACAAGTTGATAATGAGGTGACCCTTAAAATTGCCGATAATGGCTCAGGGATTCCCGAGGAGATTCAACCCCAAATTTTCGACCATTTGTTTACGACCAAAGCCGTGGGCAAAGGGACCGGGTTGGGTTTGGCGATCGCCCGTCAAATTGTTGTAGACCAACATGGGGGTCACTTAGAGGTTCAGTCACACTCAAGGCAAGGCACTGAATTTTGTATTCGACTGCCACGTTAGAATCCAGAATACACCCAAAATCTTCAAGGTACTAGTGGGAACGAGTGTAGTGAGTCAACGACCCTGAAAACGGTCATATTTACTCTTAGCCGGTAGATCCAATCTCTAAAAAGTTTTAGAGTTTTGAGACGATACTCTTAATCACAGCAGTATCATAAAGTTTTGCCGTCAATGGCTAACGCAGTGGTCTGGAGAGTTTAACGTTGACGAACTTTGTGCCATTATCCCAAAGTTAACGCAAGGAGTTTACCCATAAAACCTCTGTTAGACTGTATTTTAAGCCCCTAGTTCTTTCTCTAAGTACGATTTATAACATTCTTGATACATTTACCCCCATCTTAGAATAAATACTTTAGACTGAGGGAGAGGAACTTTTGTCTTTGACAAACTCCATGACCCACCCAGCGCATCCTTCATCCCCAGCAGTTGACAAACTATCCGGTTTCAGCCTTGTTGAGCAGATTTATCTGGGCGCTCGTACCGCCGTCTATCGAGCCTTAGACAACAGGAATCAGCATCCAGTTGTCATTAAAGTCCTTAGGTCAGAATATCCAACCTTTGGGGAGTTGGTGCAGTTTCGCAATCAATACGCGATCGCCAAAAACCTGTCCATCCCAGGGATTGTAAACGTCC harbors:
- a CDS encoding trifunctional serine/threonine-protein kinase/ATP-binding protein/sensor histidine kinase — translated: MKPQVTTSSNTFPSIDGYSVTEQLYSGSRTAVYRAIQEAQGYPVVIKVLQREYPSVGELVQFRNQYAITKGLRIPGIAKPLGLDPYGNGYALVMEDSGSLSLSQYLENQVLSLEETLEIALELAKILQPLHQQRIIHKDIKPANILIAPNSGKITLIDFSIASRLPKEIQAIQSPQGLEGTLAYLAPEQTGRMNRGIDYRSDFYALGVTLYHLLTGQLPFPGDDPLEVIHSHIAKTPTPVPEVNPEVPAQLGAIVAKLMAKNAEDRYQSALGLEYDLAQCLNQWQETGTIAPFKLGQRDVSERFLIPEKLYGRETEVAQLLNAFERVAQGASELMLVAGFSGIGKTAVINEVHKPIVRQRGYFIKGKFDQFNRNIPLSAFVQALRDLMNQLLSESDQQLQIWKDKLLKALRDSGQVLIDLIPELEQVIGPQPPAPELSGDAAQNRFNRLFKNFLEVFTRAEHPLVIFIDDLQWADSASLTLMQSLLTEAQSESQPRSLLVLGAYRNNEVSPEHPFLMMVRALENENVILETLTLSPLNSNSLNHLIADAFRASASGVEPLTNLVMQKTEGNPFFATQFLKALYQDSLITFDREAHHWQCDLVRVQDAVLTDDVVEFMALQLQKLPAVTQEQLTFAACIGARFDLKTLKIVSEQDQTHVTSALWPAVQEGLIVPESKIYKFYLDDDQPNDSHLVDDEISEQVHYRFFHDRVQQAAYSLILDSEKQQVHYRIATLLQRDTSEKEQEEALFEILSHLNLSRALVVDPLKRIELSRLNLRAAHKAKTATAYGAAIEYLKVGIEVLPQECWQQEYDLTLALHNAMVEAQYLSTNFEEMEDWVQTVLQEAKSFLDTIEVQKYRILAAKANDKMRSALTTGLTVLKQLSVEFPDQPTEADIGSAMTQTAQLWAGKSPLELIDLPEMVDTHRLAAMKIMTELVPCCYRVFPPLLPLLVCKQVEFSIQFGNCPISTFAYADYGVVLCAVLEEVEAGYEFGQLALAVIDKFQENGYKCRAYFIINGLIRPWKDPLSDLLQPFLNGYNIGLETGDLESGALNLSYYCLTSYVVGQDLATLVTELEIYRKAIHSFGQLCWLGYTDMLQQLAMNLQGVTDVPWELQGSVYQGEAFLTQAMSVGDNCGIFQHYLYSIYLLYLFNQTSEAAENLKIIENHLDGALSSFFLAFYVFLDALTQLALYPETSLEEQPKVLARVQQQQEQLQNRAAFAPANHQHHWELVEAERCRVVGDRARAIDYYDRAIATARTYKFTQDEALANERAARFYLDWGKEKVAAGYMQEAYYGYARWGAHAKVTNLEQDYPELLRPILQAPVMSTEVLNTLVTIGNPFISSYTQSHTGSSSSSGLNQALDLGSVLKASQALSGTLELDELLSQLTQIILQNSGGDRCTLIIPTDAGKWQVRAITTLETVHLCTEELAQNPNLPLKLIQYVKNTQQVVTIDNLVTDLPVLDQYLETEKPKSVLGLPILTQGRCLGILYLQNQLSSGVFTPERMTVLNFLCTQAAISLENARLYQRVQQSLTELQEAQLQLVQSEKMSALGGLVSGVAHEINNPVGCILGNVGATEDYVNDLLGLLDLYGEAFPEPGEEIEAELEAVELDYVRQDLPQLIRAMRDSGDRIKSISKSLRTFSRKDTDSKQPFDIHEGLDSTLLILRHRLKANEHRPEIEVLKDYGSLQPVHCFPGQLNQVFMNLLANAIDVFDEMAQESSFAALKEKTQRITLTTRQVDNEVTLKIADNGSGIPEEIQPQIFDHLFTTKAVGKGTGLGLAIARQIVVDQHGGHLEVQSHSRQGTEFCIRLPR